The genomic interval AGCGTCGACCACGTGCCCGTAAAGAGGCCGCGACGGGGACACGATCGTTCTCCGGACCGCTGGCGAGCCTAGGACGCAGCGCCCGCGCTCTTTTTTGCTGACGCCGCCCACGCGAAGCGCGCCGTTAGCCAATGATTAAGTATGTTAATCCAGAACAGGGCGTCCCGATAACATAAGTGAAATCTCGGATGTCCCTCGGCCCGCTTTCGACATCTCTGCCGTTCGCCCGGCCAAGACGCTCGCAACCCGCAAAAGGCCGGAGCATACGCACCGCCGCGGTGCTCGCCGCCGCAGGCCTGTTCCTCGGGGCGGCCGGCCCGGTCCTGGCGGAGGAGCTGATCCAGGGGCCGTCGGGCGCCCCCCTGCCGGCGGAGCCGAACACGCCCACGGCGCCCTTCTTCCGGTTCAGCGACACGCAGGTCGCCTATACCTACCTGAACGATCTCCGGCAGCCCGGCGTCACCGGCGGCCGGGCCGGACGCTCCATCGAGGGGCGTAGCGCGCCGGGCAACATGCTGAGCCTCACCCATGTCCATGGCTGGGAGTACGGCACCAACTTCGTGAACCTCGATCTGCGGCGCTACGGCTCGCAGATCCCGGCCGGCCGGCCGCCCTTTCCCGGACCGGCCACGACCTTCGACTACGGCCAAACCACCCTGTTCCTGACCTATCGCGGCACCCTGAGCGGCAACGCCCTGGCCGAACAGCCGTTGTTCGTCCTGCCCGGCATCATCAAGGACGTGTCGCTGGCCTACGGCGTCGATCACCAGAGCGACGACACCAAGCTGTCGCTGCTGCGAAGCCGGGCGATGGGCGGTCTGAGCTTCTCGTTCGACGTCCCGGTCGGCTTCGTCAACATCGCCGTGATGGCGCAGAAGGACTGGTTCCGGTTCGCCGACCTGCCGCCGCCCCGGCGCCAGACCGGGACGGACGTCGTGCCCCGCCTCGAGGCCACCTACCTGATCCCCCTGAAGTTCACGGGCCTGCCCTTGGCCCTGACGGGCTTCGCCTCCTACAATCCGCCCCGCGGCGACGACCCGAAGGGCGGACGGCTGAAGGCCGAGGTCCTCACGCGCGCGAACCTCGTCCTCGACCTCGGCGAACTCATCGACAACAAGCCCAATCGGGTGAAGGCCTTCATCGGCGTGCTGCACCAGAAGAATCTGCTCGGCGCCAATTCCCGCGTCGTTCCGGGCGCGCAGTTCACGTCCTTCCTCGCCGGCGTGAGCTTCACGGCGTTCTGACGATCCCGTGGCGTCGGACCGTTCCGATGCCGCCGCGTTCCCGGCCGCCGGGCCAACTCCGCAGCCGGGAACGCGCTATCCCGCGCGCGTCACAAACCTTCATCAGCATGAAGAGTGCCTCACAGAACTCCCGGTCTCCGACCGTTCTCGCTCCGGCGATGACAGCGCGGCGGGAGTTTTGCGGGAGACACGAGAGCATCGTCCCGAAAGGTGGTTGCCGGCTTTCGAAAAAAGATGATGCGAAAACAAGAGGCTAGAGCATCGTTCCGGATCCTATATCCAGGACGATGCTCTAAGGCCGATGTTTTGGATTTATATGTTGTAAATATTGCATGGATTGAAGCCGGTGTCGAGTTTTTAACTTATGAAACGTAGGGTGCGAGAAATTTGTCGGGTCTTCGTGGTATGAAAATGATGTCCATCTCTGTAAGATCTTGCCTGTTCGCGGTCGTCGGCCTCCTCAGCTTGGTTCTGATCGGCGGCGCGGCCCATCATCTCCTCGAAGCCTGGGATGTCGTGAAGACATCGGAGGTCTCGAAGCGCAACGCCGTCGTGGACAAGGCCATCCTCAACGCGATGCAGTCCCTGCGTCTGGAACGCGGCGTGAGCGCCCAGGCGCTCCAGGTGAGCCCGGATCAGGCGAGCGCCCTTCGCGAAAAAATCGCTTCGATGCGATCGGCGATCGGGACGCATCTGGGAACGATCGAGGATCAGGGCGCCTCCCTCGGCGACGCGGGATTCGAGGCCGCCCTGAAGGATGCCCACGCCGATTACCGCAACTTCGCGCTGCTGAGGCCGCGGGTTGACGAGGCGATCGCCAAGAACGTCGGCGAACGCGAGGCCACGCTCATCGGCCTCTGGATGCAGCGCGCGGACAAGGCCCTGGGAAGTCTCGAGCGGCTGTCCGGGCACGTGGGCGAGAACATCAAGCGGATGACGCCGGGCAGTGCCGCGCTCGTCGACATCGAGGCCTCCGCGTGGCGGGCGCGCTCGGCCGTGGGCGGCGTCTACGCGACGCTCATCCGCGTGATCGCCCAAGGCCGGCCGCTGACGCCCGGCGAAGCGGAAGCCATCGCCATCGATCTGGGCAGGGCCGACGCCCATTGGGCGACCGTCCGGGCCGAGATGGGCCTGCCCGGCATTCCGGAGACCCTCGCACAGGCCTACGCGGGGGCGCAGGCGTCGATGTTCGCCCCGGAGAGCGCGACCCTTCGCAAGGGGATGGCCGAGGGCCTGACCACCGGTGATTTCCCGATGCCGCTCAAGGATTTCCAGCGCGACACCGACACGCGGCACCTCAGCGTGCTGCGGGTCGCGACGACGGCGATGGATGCGGTGATCGCCGCCACCGAGATCGCCGCCGACGAGGCGCGCCACGCGATGATGTACGCGCTTGCCAGCATCGTCGCCGTGCTCGCGGTCGCGCTCGGCGGACTGGCCGTCACGCAGTACCGGGTGATCAAGCCGCTCACGGTGATGCGCGACACGATGGCGAAGCTCAGCCACGACGATCTCGACGCCCGCGTCCCGTACCTGGACCGGCGCGACGAGATCGGCGCGATGGCCGCCGCGGTCGGCGTCTTCAAGGAGAACTTGATCCGGACCCGCGGCCTGGAGGAAGAGGCGGCCCTGGCCCGGGCGGGAATGGAAGCGCAGCGCAAGCTCGCCATGCGGCAGATGGCCGACGCGTTCGAGGAGGGCGTGAGCGGCGTCATCGACTCCGTCACGGTCGCCGCGACCCAGCTTCAGGCGACGGCGCAGGCCATGGCCGGCACCGCGACCCAGACCGCCAGCCAGTCCGTCACCGTCGCCGCGGCCGCCGAGGAGGCTTCGGTGAACGTCACCATGGTCGCGTCGGCCGCCGAGCAACTCGGATCGTCGGTGCAGGAGATCGGTCGGCAGGCCGAGGGATCGGTGCGGCTGGCGCAGACCGCGGTCGCGGAAGCGGCGCAGACGGGGGGGCTGGTGCAGGATCTCAGCGCGACGGCCGCCCGGATCGGCGA from Methylobacterium sp. AMS5 carries:
- a CDS encoding methyl-accepting chemotaxis protein — protein: MSISVRSCLFAVVGLLSLVLIGGAAHHLLEAWDVVKTSEVSKRNAVVDKAILNAMQSLRLERGVSAQALQVSPDQASALREKIASMRSAIGTHLGTIEDQGASLGDAGFEAALKDAHADYRNFALLRPRVDEAIAKNVGEREATLIGLWMQRADKALGSLERLSGHVGENIKRMTPGSAALVDIEASAWRARSAVGGVYATLIRVIAQGRPLTPGEAEAIAIDLGRADAHWATVRAEMGLPGIPETLAQAYAGAQASMFAPESATLRKGMAEGLTTGDFPMPLKDFQRDTDTRHLSVLRVATTAMDAVIAATEIAADEARHAMMYALASIVAVLAVALGGLAVTQYRVIKPLTVMRDTMAKLSHDDLDARVPYLDRRDEIGAMAAAVGVFKENLIRTRGLEEEAALARAGMEAQRKLAMRQMADAFEEGVSGVIDSVTVAATQLQATAQAMAGTATQTASQSVTVAAAAEEASVNVTMVASAAEQLGSSVQEIGRQAEGSVRLAQTAVAEAAQTGGLVQDLSATAARIGDVVGTISAIAAQTNLLALNATIEAARAGEVGRGFAVVAAEVKELATQTARATDEISSQIAQIQGSTGVAVVAINGIATRIREISGVATSISAAVEEQGSATQEIVRNVAQAAVGTEEVTTNITGVALAAEETGAAAGQVLGAASELSRQSTQLSDQVAAFLGKVRVS